The Pseudomonas sp. GD03919 region CCGCTTTCGATGCTCAGGCTGACGTCACGCACGACCTGGCGGCTTTTGTAACTTTTCGCCAGGTGTTGGGCTTTGAGAATGGCCATTACTGCTGTTGATCCGCAGGTTTGTTCTTCGGTTGGATAACCATGTCGATGCGTGGGCGCGGCGTGCTGACATTGCCGCCCGTGGCGCGACCGGCATTGACGATCTGGCGGCGGGTGTCATAGACGATCTTCTCGCCTTCGAAGGTATTGCCTTCCTGAATCACCTTGGCCTGGTCGATCAGGACGATGCGCTCGTTACTGGCGAAGTACTGGATGGTCTTGCCGTAGGCCTTGACGATGTCCTTGTCCACCGCTGGCTTCTGCTCATAATAGGCCAGGTTGCCCACTGCAGTGAACACATCGATATCGCCACTGGCGGTCTGCGTGATGGTCACGGTGTCACCCGTGATCTTCAGCGTGCCCTGGGTGATGATCACATCGCCACGGTAAACCGCGACACCTTGACGGTCATCCAGTTCGGCGCTGTCGGCCTGGATGCGAATCGGCTGATCGCGATCCGATGGCAGTGCCCAGGCCGCCGCGCTTCCCAATGCGGCACCGAGGGCGAGAATAAGGGGGAGGGTATTAACGAACCTCATGCTGGCCTCTTACGTTGGACTGCAGGAGCATCCTGCCGTCATTCAAGTACGCTTTCATTCCTTGTGCCGTGGTCACCCCGTTGGCCGCGACGATTCTAACGGCTTGCTCGGTCTGCGCATATTCCTTGTCGGGAATTACGGTCATGCGGCTGCTGGTGATGATGGTAGGGCGGTTCTTGGCATCGGTGCGGGCGATACGCACATCATCGATCAGTTCCACCTCGACGCCGCCGGGCGAGACTTCGGCACGCTGGCTGGTAACGTTCCATGGCAGTTCGCTGCCGCGATAGAGATCCAGCTTGGGCTTTTCGATCAGCGTGATGTCGGTGCTCTTGACGTGTTCGAGCTTGTCCGCGGTCATGCGGTAGTGCAGTTTGCCGTCATCCTGGAACTGCACGGTGCGCGCGCCCACGACGTAAAAGTCGATGACGTTGTCATTGGCGTTCTGGCGTGCCTGGCGGTCGGTATCCGGGGCCAGGTTCCAGTAACCGAGAGCGGCCACCACGACGGCAATCAGGGCAAGGATCAGGGTGTTGGTGATTTTACGCGGCATGCTGTTCTCTACAGGTAGGCGGCCTGGGCCGCTTCCAGTGTGCCCTGGGCACGCATGATCAGTTCGCAGAATTCCCGCGCCGCACCGTCACCGCCGCGTGCCTGGGTGACGCCATGGGCGTGCTGACGCACGAAGCTGTCGGCGCTGGCTACAGCCATGCCCAATCCGACCCGGCGAATCACCGGAAGATCCGGCAGGTCATCGCCAAGGTAGGCAACTTCTTCATAGCTTAGGCCGAGTTCGGCGAGCAGGCCGTCGAGCACCACGAGTTTGTCCTCGCGGCCCTGGAACAGGTGCTGGATGCCGAGGTTGTTGGCTCGGCGCTCCACTACCGGGGTCTTGCGCCCGCTGATGATGGCGGTGCGCACGCCCGAGTTGATCAGCATCTTGATGCCGTGACCGTCGAGCGTATTGAAGGTCTTGAACTCGCTGCCGTCTTCGAGAAAGTACAGGCGGCCGTCGGTGAGCACGCCATCGACGTCGAAGATCGCCAGTTTGACGGCGCGGGCGCGTTGCAGCAGGTCGTTCATCACATTACTCCGGCGCGCAGCAGGTCGTGCATGTTGAGGGCGCCGACCGGCTTGTCCTGGTCGTCGACCACCACCAGCGCGTTGATCTTGTGGTCTTCCATGATCTTCAGGGCTTCGGCGGCGAGCATTTCCGCGCGGGCGGTCTTGCCGTGCGGGGTCATGACCTCGTCGATCGACGCCTGGCGTACATCGATGCCCTTGTCCAGGGTGCGACGCAGATCGCCGTCAGTAAAGATGCCGGCCAGACGGCCATCCGTCTCCAGTACCACGGTCATGCCCAGGCCTTTCTGGGTCATTTCCAGCAGCGCGTCGCGCAAGCTGGTACCACGCTGCACGCATGGCAGTGCCTCGCCCTTGTGCATCACATTCTCGACCTTGAGCAGCAGGCGTCGGCCAAGGGCGCCGCCCGGGTGAGAGAAGGCGAAGTCTTCGGCAGTGAACCCGCGCGCTTCGAGCAGGGCGATGGCCAGGGCGTCGCCCAGTACCAGGCTGGCCGTGGTCGAGGAGGTCGGCGCCAGGTTCAGCGGGCAGGCTTCCTGCGAGACGCGAGCATCGAGATTGACCTCGGCGGCCTTGGCCAGCGGCGAGTTCGGGTTGCCGGTCATGCTGATCAGGCGGATGCCGAGGCGTTTGATCAGCGGCAGCAGGGTGACGATCTCGGCAGTCGAACCCGAGTTGGACAGGGCCAGGACGATGTCGTCCCTGGTGATCATGCCCATGTCGCCATGGCTGGCTTCGGCCGGATGGACGAAGAACGCCGTGGTGCCGGTGCTGGCCAGGGTCGCGGCGATCTTGTTGCCGATGTGCCCGGACTTGCCCATGCCGACCACGACGACGCGGCCCTTGCAGTTCAGAATCAGCTCGCAGGCTTTGACGAAGTCGGCGTCGATGCGGGGCAGCAGCTCCTGCACGGCTTCGATTTCGAGGCGAATGGTGCGCTGCGCAGAGTCGATTAGGTCACGGGTCTGGGTCATGCTGGGTCAGTCTGGCGGGCGAAAAAGGCGACGATTATAACGGGAAAAGCTTGTCGTGCTCACCTTTGCCGTATGCAGGGCAGTGCCGAAGCTGTCGCAAGTCTGAACGTTGCGCCCTGGCGCTATTGGGTGGCGTGTCCGGCCAGTGCTATAGTTCGCGGCCATTTTGGCCCCTCTGGCTGGCGCGTGTCCTTGCTTCTGGAGGCAGCGTCTGCAGGGAAGGCCTGATTTTCAAG contains the following coding sequences:
- the lptA gene encoding lipopolysaccharide transport periplasmic protein LptA, with amino-acid sequence MRFVNTLPLILALGAALGSAAAWALPSDRDQPIRIQADSAELDDRQGVAVYRGDVIITQGTLKITGDTVTITQTASGDIDVFTAVGNLAYYEQKPAVDKDIVKAYGKTIQYFASNERIVLIDQAKVIQEGNTFEGEKIVYDTRRQIVNAGRATGGNVSTPRPRIDMVIQPKNKPADQQQ
- the lptC gene encoding LPS export ABC transporter periplasmic protein LptC; protein product: MPRKITNTLILALIAVVVAALGYWNLAPDTDRQARQNANDNVIDFYVVGARTVQFQDDGKLHYRMTADKLEHVKSTDITLIEKPKLDLYRGSELPWNVTSQRAEVSPGGVEVELIDDVRIARTDAKNRPTIITSSRMTVIPDKEYAQTEQAVRIVAANGVTTAQGMKAYLNDGRMLLQSNVRGQHEVR
- a CDS encoding KdsC family phosphatase gives rise to the protein MNDLLQRARAVKLAIFDVDGVLTDGRLYFLEDGSEFKTFNTLDGHGIKMLINSGVRTAIISGRKTPVVERRANNLGIQHLFQGREDKLVVLDGLLAELGLSYEEVAYLGDDLPDLPVIRRVGLGMAVASADSFVRQHAHGVTQARGGDGAAREFCELIMRAQGTLEAAQAAYL
- a CDS encoding KpsF/GutQ family sugar-phosphate isomerase yields the protein MTQTRDLIDSAQRTIRLEIEAVQELLPRIDADFVKACELILNCKGRVVVVGMGKSGHIGNKIAATLASTGTTAFFVHPAEASHGDMGMITRDDIVLALSNSGSTAEIVTLLPLIKRLGIRLISMTGNPNSPLAKAAEVNLDARVSQEACPLNLAPTSSTTASLVLGDALAIALLEARGFTAEDFAFSHPGGALGRRLLLKVENVMHKGEALPCVQRGTSLRDALLEMTQKGLGMTVVLETDGRLAGIFTDGDLRRTLDKGIDVRQASIDEVMTPHGKTARAEMLAAEALKIMEDHKINALVVVDDQDKPVGALNMHDLLRAGVM